In a genomic window of Halobiforma lacisalsi AJ5:
- a CDS encoding universal stress protein, producing MSKQVLVPVDGSEQSERALEHSLESFPDASISLLTVFSRGPPEVHLETAGLDYDELRARRREMLAELVAEYEHGGSIETAVVVGRPAREIIRYADDHDVDQIVMGSHGRDGASRVLLGSVAETVARRAPVPVTIVR from the coding sequence ATGTCGAAACAGGTCCTCGTCCCGGTCGACGGCTCTGAACAGTCGGAGCGGGCACTCGAGCACTCCCTCGAGTCGTTTCCCGACGCATCGATCTCGCTTCTCACCGTCTTTTCGAGGGGGCCACCGGAGGTCCATCTCGAGACGGCGGGGCTGGATTACGACGAATTGCGAGCGAGACGACGCGAGATGCTCGCGGAACTGGTCGCCGAGTACGAGCACGGTGGATCGATCGAAACGGCGGTGGTCGTTGGCCGGCCGGCCCGCGAGATAATCAGGTACGCCGACGACCACGATGTCGACCAGATCGTCATGGGCAGCCACGGTCGTGACGGGGCTTCTCGAGTGCTCCTCGGGAGCGTCGCCGAGACGGTCGCCCGTCGAGCACCGGTCCCGGTAACGATCGTCAGATGA
- a CDS encoding universal stress protein produces the protein MRDAIDSILLPTDGSENALVGAKRGLDVAVAADAEVHVHVLSVVDGSEFDGIGTLEDGTDEAGIREAAASEAETAVEAVAQRARERDAGLSVTTATEEGVPYRVIADYVAEAEIDTVAMGTKGQSGVRRVLLGSVTENVLRTVDVPVLAVPPTETETETPLTADTVDDVLVPTDGSEGAMAAVDWGIQTASTFDATVHALYSADTSHVPGNVAPDEILAGLEETGREALDAVRDRAREAGVSVQGTVANGPPARVIRDYADDEIDLIAIGTHGRSGLERHLLGSITESVVRSVDVPVWCVPLAARDDA, from the coding sequence ATGCGAGACGCGATCGATTCGATACTACTCCCGACGGACGGCAGCGAGAACGCACTCGTGGGTGCGAAACGCGGACTCGACGTCGCGGTCGCGGCCGACGCGGAGGTACACGTACACGTCCTCTCGGTCGTCGACGGCTCCGAGTTCGACGGGATCGGGACGCTCGAGGACGGGACGGACGAAGCAGGGATCCGCGAGGCCGCCGCCTCAGAGGCCGAAACCGCCGTCGAAGCCGTCGCGCAGCGAGCGCGCGAGCGCGACGCGGGGCTCTCGGTCACGACCGCGACCGAAGAGGGCGTGCCGTACCGCGTCATCGCCGACTACGTCGCGGAGGCCGAGATCGACACCGTCGCGATGGGGACGAAAGGGCAGTCAGGCGTGCGCCGCGTCCTACTGGGCAGCGTCACCGAGAACGTCCTGCGAACCGTCGACGTGCCCGTGCTGGCCGTCCCGCCGACGGAGACAGAAACCGAGACCCCGCTGACGGCCGACACCGTCGACGACGTGTTGGTGCCGACCGACGGCAGCGAGGGGGCGATGGCCGCGGTCGACTGGGGGATCCAAACGGCGTCGACGTTCGACGCCACCGTCCACGCGCTGTACTCGGCAGACACGAGTCACGTTCCCGGCAACGTGGCCCCCGACGAGATCCTGGCCGGACTCGAGGAGACCGGACGGGAAGCCCTCGACGCGGTCCGGGACCGGGCGCGGGAGGCCGGCGTCAGCGTTCAGGGGACGGTCGCGAACGGGCCGCCAGCGCGCGTGATCCGTGACTACGCCGACGACGAAATCGACCTGATCGCCATCGGCACGCACGGGCGCTCGGGCCTCGAGCGTCACCTGCTCGGGAGCATCACGGAGTCGGTCGTCCGTTCCGTCGACGTGCCGGTGTGGTGCGTGCCGCTGGCCGCACGCGACGACGCCTGA
- a CDS encoding APC family permease — MSRNGEELSRELGLLSAFAIGVGVMVCAGIFVLPASVAATAGPAAAVSFVLAGFIAAFTALSISELGTAMPKAGGAYYYINDALGPLFGSIAGWGNWIGLAAAVAFYLIGLGSYTAILLPVPAVELGFYVLSPSQVIALLAGLFFISINYLGAEETGTVQIAIVIVLVTVLGGFTLLGSVRVDPANLRPFAPPETGGWSGVFPATALVFVSYLGFAEINTAAEEIENPGRNLPVAVIGSLVFATLLYVLLMIVLMGVIPYEDVIEFGDVAVVRAAERLFGPLGLVALTVAGLLATASSANASILASSRINFAMARDRIIVPELNEVHPRFETPYRSIMLTGIFVIAFVLIGDIEVLAKAGSVLHLIVYGLLNLALIVYRETDVEGYDPDFEAPLYPLVPVLGTLFSFGLIAFMASIEIVLSVLFVVFGVLWYVVYARTTTRQKGILARYLET; from the coding sequence ATGAGTCGCAACGGCGAGGAACTCTCGCGGGAACTCGGATTACTCTCCGCGTTCGCTATCGGCGTCGGCGTAATGGTTTGTGCCGGGATTTTCGTCCTGCCGGCGTCCGTGGCCGCGACCGCGGGTCCAGCGGCTGCGGTCTCCTTCGTTCTCGCGGGGTTCATCGCCGCGTTTACCGCACTGTCGATCAGCGAACTCGGGACGGCGATGCCGAAGGCTGGTGGTGCATACTACTATATCAACGACGCACTCGGCCCGCTGTTCGGGAGTATTGCCGGCTGGGGGAACTGGATCGGACTCGCTGCCGCCGTTGCGTTCTATCTGATCGGTCTGGGGAGTTATACGGCGATCTTACTCCCCGTTCCGGCAGTCGAACTCGGCTTCTACGTCCTCTCGCCATCGCAGGTGATTGCGTTGCTGGCGGGGCTGTTCTTCATCAGTATCAACTATCTCGGTGCCGAAGAAACGGGAACGGTGCAGATCGCCATCGTCATCGTCCTCGTTACAGTCCTGGGTGGCTTTACCCTCCTCGGCTCCGTTCGGGTCGATCCCGCGAACCTTCGGCCGTTCGCGCCGCCGGAAACCGGCGGGTGGAGTGGCGTGTTCCCCGCCACTGCGCTCGTTTTCGTGTCGTACCTCGGCTTTGCCGAAATCAATACGGCCGCCGAAGAAATCGAAAACCCGGGTCGGAACCTCCCGGTTGCCGTCATCGGGAGCCTCGTGTTCGCGACGCTCCTGTACGTGTTGCTCATGATCGTCCTGATGGGGGTCATCCCGTACGAGGACGTGATCGAATTCGGGGACGTCGCCGTCGTCAGGGCGGCCGAACGCCTGTTCGGCCCGCTCGGATTGGTGGCGCTTACGGTCGCCGGCCTCCTCGCGACGGCCTCGAGCGCGAACGCATCGATCCTCGCATCGTCCCGGATCAACTTCGCGATGGCTCGGGATCGAATCATTGTTCCAGAACTCAACGAAGTTCATCCCCGCTTCGAGACGCCGTATCGGTCGATCATGCTTACCGGAATCTTCGTCATCGCGTTCGTTCTCATCGGTGACATCGAGGTGCTCGCAAAGGCAGGGAGCGTGCTTCATCTCATCGTGTACGGACTCTTGAACCTCGCACTCATCGTTTACCGGGAAACGGACGTCGAAGGATACGATCCCGACTTCGAAGCGCCGCTGTACCCGCTCGTCCCCGTTCTGGGCACACTCTTTTCGTTCGGCCTGATTGCGTTCATGGCTTCGATCGAAATCGTGCTGAGTGTCCTGTTCGTCGTATTCGGGGTTCTCTGGTACGTCGTCTATGCACGGACGACCACACGACAGAAGGGGATCCTTGCACGATATCTAGAGACCTGA
- a CDS encoding glycosyltransferase: MASVILPTVEWTASCEQLAEQLEPADELLVVCDSEDDPVASVDLPEESRLLVAGEPEGCSGKANAVALALEHASQDRIVLTDDDVERDEEWLATIKRLGEEHGTVTAIPVFYSEDYPFKLLEPLSIVVASFVVDRMNWVAWGGGLTFDRRDIDLEGYIADLRRTVSDDALLAEYTDDVVASRELISPVRVPGGPRVTYERVTRFVTIFYRFAPRRTLAILGIFLAVVAAGLVAPLLVAVSVTYLARDRYRALDVERKTWPFAVPSLILAPLFGIAGIVRPTFVWGGRRYRWSDTFDVTVVENETE, from the coding sequence ATGGCGAGCGTCATCCTGCCGACGGTCGAGTGGACGGCGTCGTGCGAACAGCTAGCCGAGCAACTCGAGCCCGCGGACGAACTGCTGGTCGTCTGTGATAGCGAGGACGACCCGGTGGCGAGCGTCGACCTCCCCGAGGAGTCTCGACTGCTCGTCGCCGGCGAGCCGGAGGGGTGCTCGGGGAAGGCAAACGCCGTCGCGCTCGCGCTCGAGCACGCCTCCCAGGACCGGATCGTGCTGACCGACGACGACGTCGAGCGCGACGAGGAGTGGCTGGCCACCATCAAGCGCCTCGGCGAAGAGCACGGGACCGTGACGGCGATCCCGGTCTTCTACAGCGAGGACTACCCGTTCAAACTGCTCGAACCGCTCTCTATCGTCGTCGCCTCGTTCGTTGTTGATCGGATGAACTGGGTGGCCTGGGGCGGCGGCCTCACCTTCGACCGGCGTGATATCGACCTCGAGGGCTACATCGCGGACCTCCGTCGAACGGTCTCGGACGACGCCCTGCTGGCGGAGTACACCGATGACGTCGTCGCCTCGCGGGAACTCATCAGTCCGGTGAGAGTCCCGGGCGGCCCTCGAGTTACCTACGAGCGGGTCACGCGATTCGTCACGATCTTCTACCGGTTCGCGCCGCGGCGAACGCTCGCGATCCTCGGGATCTTCCTCGCCGTCGTGGCGGCCGGCCTCGTCGCGCCGCTGCTGGTCGCCGTGAGCGTCACGTACCTCGCGCGCGACCGGTACCGCGCGCTCGACGTCGAGCGGAAGACGTGGCCGTTCGCAGTGCCGTCCTTGATCCTTGCACCGCTTTTCGGTATCGCCGGGATCGTTCGCCCGACGTTCGTCTGGGGCGGTCGGCGCTACCGCTGGTCGGACACGTTCGACGTGACCGTTGTCGAAAACGAAACCGAGTAG
- a CDS encoding universal stress protein, which yields MPQHVLVPLDGSDHGFAGLEYSLESFPDASITALSVIDPTHDHTATVGSSESPLERAEAQRDAVLERAADRGDDHGREIRTLGRTGRPHTEILTVVTDENIDHVVLGSHGESPITSPFLGHVSEAVLRRAPVSTTIVPESTAALRERDIPGEILVPVDGSEQAEAALEYVLETFPGGSYTGFHVLELPFDRSPEAVEGTYLEGVRTDYEDRADEILASATARADERGVSIETATASGTPAEEIIDYAVANEYSQIVMGSHGRSLPARLITGSVAERVARRSPRTVTLVRGNPTTD from the coding sequence ATGCCACAACACGTCCTCGTTCCGCTCGACGGCTCGGATCACGGGTTCGCGGGCCTGGAGTACAGCCTCGAGTCGTTTCCCGACGCGTCGATCACCGCACTCTCAGTGATCGATCCCACGCACGATCACACCGCGACGGTGGGGTCGTCCGAATCACCGCTGGAGCGTGCCGAGGCGCAGCGGGACGCGGTCCTCGAGCGCGCGGCTGACCGGGGGGACGATCACGGCCGGGAGATACGGACCCTGGGTCGAACCGGCCGCCCACACACCGAGATACTCACGGTCGTGACCGACGAAAACATCGACCACGTCGTGCTGGGGAGCCACGGCGAATCACCGATCACGAGCCCGTTTCTCGGCCACGTGAGCGAGGCCGTCCTGCGCCGGGCCCCCGTCTCGACGACGATCGTTCCCGAGTCGACCGCGGCGCTTCGCGAGCGCGACATCCCCGGAGAGATCCTCGTCCCGGTCGACGGCTCGGAACAGGCCGAGGCCGCACTCGAGTACGTACTCGAGACGTTCCCCGGCGGCTCCTACACCGGGTTTCACGTGCTCGAACTCCCGTTCGATCGGTCTCCGGAGGCCGTCGAGGGGACCTACCTCGAGGGGGTTCGGACCGACTACGAAGACCGCGCCGATGAGATCCTCGCGTCAGCGACGGCGCGTGCGGACGAACGGGGCGTGTCGATCGAGACGGCGACCGCGTCCGGAACGCCCGCCGAGGAGATCATCGACTACGCGGTGGCGAACGAATACAGCCAGATCGTGATGGGGAGCCACGGACGCTCGCTCCCGGCGCGATTGATAACCGGGTCGGTCGCGGAACGGGTCGCCCGGCGCTCGCCACGGACGGTCACTCTGGTCCGGGGGAACCCGACGACGGACTGA
- a CDS encoding CBS domain-containing protein: MNIADIVSEEYVEFTPDTTVSKLVGTFADTDVKGVVVRGEDEFEGVVTRRQLATSHRQPNEKLGSLVWHVPRLAPDEDIRKVAQLMIDTDSRLLPVFDDRELIGVVTVDDVLEKVRPYLDAATVADACSTDLVALDPESSLGEALNVFRENRITHLPVVEDGSAVGICSLYDVTDLTVRAEVQSQGGDAGGVDPFGGEISSSMGRTRRGGYGAREGELERMLDLPVQDVMASPVRTVGPSETLDTAVDEMFEIGASSLVVTDPDDPDGSPSGIVTKTDVLDSLTWEAGGNRAVQVYGTDLIDDLTYDEIVETVETFDDRDGEMNVLDAKVHLHEHDEKRRGRPLLLARVRLHTDRGLYVASGEGFGAKHALNEAQDVLERQIRDEKTYGRTKKPPGEEYWEKRFGWLLEE, from the coding sequence ATGAATATTGCCGATATCGTCTCGGAGGAGTACGTCGAATTCACCCCGGACACTACCGTCTCGAAGCTCGTCGGCACCTTCGCCGATACCGACGTCAAAGGTGTCGTGGTGCGAGGAGAGGACGAGTTCGAAGGAGTGGTCACGCGCCGACAGCTCGCCACGTCGCACCGGCAACCGAACGAAAAGCTCGGGTCGCTGGTCTGGCACGTCCCCAGGCTCGCCCCCGACGAGGACATCCGGAAGGTGGCACAGCTGATGATCGACACCGACTCACGCTTGCTCCCGGTCTTCGACGACCGGGAGTTGATCGGCGTCGTCACCGTCGACGACGTCCTCGAGAAGGTTCGCCCCTACCTGGACGCGGCGACCGTCGCCGACGCCTGCTCGACGGATCTCGTCGCGCTCGATCCGGAGTCGAGCCTCGGGGAGGCGCTGAACGTCTTTCGTGAGAACCGCATCACGCACCTGCCGGTCGTCGAAGACGGGTCGGCCGTCGGGATCTGTAGCCTCTACGACGTGACGGATCTGACGGTCCGCGCCGAGGTCCAGAGCCAGGGCGGCGACGCCGGCGGTGTCGACCCCTTCGGCGGGGAGATTTCCTCGAGCATGGGCCGGACGCGCCGCGGCGGGTACGGCGCGCGGGAAGGCGAACTCGAGCGGATGCTCGATCTCCCGGTCCAGGACGTGATGGCGTCGCCGGTCCGGACGGTTGGGCCGTCCGAGACCCTCGATACGGCTGTCGACGAGATGTTCGAGATCGGCGCCTCGTCGCTCGTGGTGACCGATCCCGACGACCCCGACGGGTCGCCGTCCGGGATCGTGACCAAGACCGACGTGCTCGACTCGCTCACCTGGGAGGCCGGCGGCAACCGGGCCGTACAGGTGTACGGCACGGACCTGATCGACGACCTGACCTACGACGAGATCGTCGAGACCGTCGAGACGTTCGACGACCGGGACGGTGAGATGAACGTCCTGGACGCGAAGGTCCACCTGCACGAACACGACGAGAAACGCCGGGGTCGGCCACTCCTGCTCGCACGCGTCCGTCTCCACACCGACCGGGGGCTGTACGTCGCCTCGGGCGAAGGGTTCGGAGCCAAACACGCGCTCAACGAAGCCCAGGACGTCCTCGAGCGGCAGATCCGCGACGAGAAGACCTACGGTCGCACGAAGAAGCCGCCGGGCGAGGAGTACTGGGAGAAGCGGTTCGGCTGGCTACTCGAGGAGTAA
- a CDS encoding universal stress protein, with amino-acid sequence MYEYDDVLIATDGSDVAADAADAGIALARTLEASVRALSVVEEGFRSGRRRDRREAAAEEVVTRAREAGRKADATVRTGRPADEIREYADSIDADLLVVGTHGRTGLRQALLGSVALEVIRDAERPVMTVGAASRRSGGPDLENASVDEGDAVEGVCLATDGSIGSAAATDRALSLAEACDARLHALYAVDADDDTLGDERRSGPSKLRDAFEEHGKRTTAAVADRAGDRGLETVEAIERGPPTEVILEYVDRTDVDLLVMGTESKSNVERLVVGSVSQRVVPNASVPVLTARTLEDESDTS; translated from the coding sequence ATGTACGAGTACGACGACGTTCTCATCGCGACCGACGGGAGCGACGTGGCCGCGGACGCCGCGGACGCGGGGATCGCCCTGGCCCGAACGCTCGAGGCGTCCGTTCGCGCCCTGTCCGTCGTCGAAGAGGGGTTCAGGAGCGGCCGTCGACGTGATCGACGCGAGGCCGCCGCGGAGGAGGTCGTGACGCGCGCGAGGGAAGCGGGTCGGAAAGCCGATGCCACCGTCCGTACCGGCCGGCCAGCCGACGAGATCCGCGAATACGCCGACTCGATCGACGCGGACCTGCTCGTCGTGGGGACACACGGCCGGACCGGGCTGCGCCAGGCACTGCTCGGTAGCGTCGCCCTCGAGGTGATCCGGGACGCCGAACGGCCGGTGATGACGGTCGGCGCGGCGTCCCGGCGCTCCGGCGGTCCCGACCTCGAGAACGCGTCCGTGGACGAGGGCGACGCCGTCGAAGGGGTCTGTCTCGCCACTGACGGCTCGATCGGATCGGCCGCGGCGACCGACCGAGCGCTCTCGCTCGCCGAGGCCTGCGATGCCCGGCTGCACGCGCTGTACGCGGTCGACGCCGACGACGATACGCTCGGAGACGAACGCCGGAGCGGACCCTCGAAGCTCCGGGACGCGTTCGAGGAACACGGGAAGCGGACGACGGCGGCCGTAGCCGATCGGGCCGGCGACCGCGGCCTCGAGACCGTCGAAGCGATCGAACGCGGCCCGCCGACGGAGGTAATCCTCGAGTACGTCGACCGGACCGACGTCGACCTGCTCGTGATGGGGACCGAGAGCAAGTCGAACGTCGAGCGCCTCGTCGTCGGCAGCGTCTCCCAGCGGGTGGTGCCGAACGCGAGCGTCCCCGTGCTGACGGCCCGAACGCTCGAGGACGAGTCGGACACGTCGTAA
- a CDS encoding proteasome assembly chaperone family protein, with product MPDQTASASFEQVVQVSAESPTLIEGLPGHGLVASIAVDQITDQLALEHYGNVASDAFPPIVTFEDGLVQDLVRVYAGENPAVMTLESDLALPQQSFEPLAECVLEELADDFERAIFLAGAPAQSEERLGEVTGVATNDEIRTDLVDAGITVPEEPGLVGGITGTLVRECFQADVPAALLIVRSHPFLPDPGAAKSVIENALEPLVEFDIDTTALDEQADEIQQRMQQVAKQYQQMAEEQQGKQQQVQTGMFQ from the coding sequence ATGCCTGACCAGACTGCGTCCGCATCGTTCGAGCAGGTTGTACAGGTATCGGCGGAGTCACCCACGCTCATCGAGGGGCTCCCCGGACACGGCCTCGTCGCGTCGATCGCCGTCGACCAGATCACGGACCAACTCGCCCTCGAGCATTACGGGAACGTCGCCTCCGACGCGTTCCCCCCGATCGTCACCTTCGAGGACGGCCTCGTTCAGGATCTGGTCCGGGTCTACGCCGGCGAGAACCCCGCCGTGATGACCCTCGAGAGCGATCTCGCGCTCCCGCAACAGTCGTTCGAACCCCTCGCCGAGTGCGTCCTCGAGGAGCTGGCCGACGACTTCGAGCGGGCGATCTTCCTCGCTGGCGCGCCCGCCCAGTCCGAGGAGCGACTCGGCGAAGTCACTGGAGTCGCGACGAACGACGAGATCCGGACCGACCTCGTCGACGCCGGAATCACCGTCCCCGAGGAGCCGGGGCTGGTCGGCGGCATCACGGGGACGCTGGTTCGGGAGTGTTTCCAGGCCGACGTCCCCGCAGCGTTGCTGATCGTTCGTTCCCACCCGTTCCTGCCCGATCCGGGGGCGGCGAAGTCGGTGATCGAGAACGCTCTCGAGCCCCTCGTGGAGTTCGACATCGACACGACGGCGCTCGACGAGCAGGCCGACGAGATCCAGCAGCGGATGCAACAGGTCGCCAAGCAGTACCAGCAGATGGCCGAAGAACAGCAAGGAAAACAGCAGCAGGTTCAGACGGGAATGTTCCAGTAA